A genomic window from Hemiscyllium ocellatum isolate sHemOce1 chromosome 27 unlocalized genomic scaffold, sHemOce1.pat.X.cur. SUPER_27_unloc_8, whole genome shotgun sequence includes:
- the LOC132808615 gene encoding zinc finger protein 664-like, which translates to MEKAKESRPLEKPWKCGDCGKSFCFPSDLEIHGRSHTRERPISCPECGTGFSNSCHLLGRQRVHIWERPFSCPECGKAFSNSSVLQRHQRVHTSNRRFPCPECGKSFSNSSCLLKHQGVHTGERPIRCPKCCKIFSSSSILQRHQRVHTGERPFACPESRKVFSYSSVLLTHRRVHMLEKTLQLLQVRKGL; encoded by the coding sequence ATGGAGAAAGCCAAGGAATCCCGTCCCTTGGAGAAgccatggaagtgtggcgactgtgggaaaaGCTTCTGTTTCCCTTCTGACCTGGAGATTCATGGGCgcagtcacaccagggagaggccgatctcctgccctgagtgcgggacgGGCTTCAGCAATTCCTGCCACCTGCTGGGCCGTCAGCGGGTCCACATTTGGGAgagacccttcagctgccctgagtgcgggaaggccttcagcaattcttcTGTACtgcagaggcaccagcgggtccacacgagCAACAGGCGTttcccctgccccgagtgtggaaagagcttcagcaattcctcctgcCTGTTGAAGCACCAGGGGGTCCACACGGGAGAGAGGCCCATCAGATGTCCCAAGTGCTGCAAGATCTTCAGCAGTTCCTCCATTCtgcagaggcaccagcgggtccacacaggcgAGAGGCCATTCGCCTGCCCCGAAAGCAGGAAGGTATTCAGCTATTCTTCCGTCCTGCTGACCCACCGCCGTGTCCACATGTTGGAGAAAACCCTTCAGCTGCTCCAAGTGCGGAAAGGCCTTTAA